The Apium graveolens cultivar Ventura chromosome 11, ASM990537v1, whole genome shotgun sequence genome has a window encoding:
- the LOC141698691 gene encoding receptor-like protein kinase ANXUR1 yields MHSNSCCVLFLVCIYIVFNVIHAQPVPGPTKILLSCGNQKGGNDADGRKWEPDSKYLVNADKSVESKAETQDSSLPSDVPYMTARIFNAETSYKFSVNGSSRIFLRLHFYPSPYPNLNISNSYFSVKAGGVTLLNNFSAATTALALSQAYIIKEYTLAPSDLNDLSLTFKPSDKYSSSFAFVNGIEVIETPEMFDDNTGMVGFAGGDSSVTVEATKASMETMYRLNVGGQFIPPTNDSAGLMRSWYDDTAYIFGASSGVTNKANTTIRVGGLAVILAPLDVYSTARTMGPDPNINKNYNLTWVFEVDANFTYLVRFHFCDYLYQKVNQRVFEIFINNQTASDTLDVIALAEGANQPMSKDFAVHVNGKQDNNEIWVALHPNVGVKPEFYDAMMNGLEIFKLGDGKANLAGPNPELSDLMRKQQEHNNKKFAEGKSYTSAIIGGAAGGAAAFGIAAAIIFVSQNRKRRHPGNHSMSSWLPLHGHSQTSSTTISGRSHGSTAISSDAASNCRYFSLAEIKQATKNFDESNVIGVGGFGKVYKGVIDGDTKVAIKRSNPSSEQGVNEFQTEIEMLSQLRHRHLVSLIGFCEEGNEMALIYDYMGKGTLREHLYNKNKVTLSWKQRLEICIGAAKGLHYLHTGAKYTIIHRDVKTTNILVDDKWVAKVSDFGLSKTGPNMNQGHVSTVVKGSFGYLDPEYFRRQQLTEKSDVYSFGVVLFEVLCARPALNPSLPKEQVSLADHAMRCQRNGTLEEIIDPHLKGKVKPECLKKFAETAEKCLSDHGTDRPSMGDVLWNIECMLQLESDSSGSQHSRVPSGSNEGSVQNMDHISLMAMHRNTLSLGSEHDVTEQSEDNPDDIFSQIVSQKGR; encoded by the coding sequence ATGCATTCCAACTCTTGTTGTGTTCTTTTTCTTGTTTGTATATATATTGTCTTCAATGTCATACATGCACAACCTGTCCCTGGACCAACCAAGATTCTACTAAGTTGTGGAAATCAGAAGGGTGGCAATGATGCTGATGGCAGAAAATGGGAGCCTGATTCTAAGTACCTTGTAAATGCGGACAAATCGGTGGAATCGAAAGCCGAAACGCAAGATTCTTCACTCCCTTCTGATGTTCCATATATGACAGCCAGGATATTTAATGCTGAGACTTCTTACAAATTTTCTGTAAATGGTAGCAGTAGGATATTTCTCAGGCTGCATTTTTATCCATCTCCCTATCCGAATTTAAATATATCCAACTCTTATTTTTCGGTTAAGGCTGGAGGAGTCACCCTTTTGAACAATTTCAGTGCTGCAACAACTGCCCTCGCTTTATCACAGGCTTATATTATCAAAGAATACACATTGGCACCTTCGGATTTGAATGACCTGAGTTTGACCTTCAAGCCTTCTGATAAGTACAGTAGTAGTTTTGCTTTTGTTAATGGAATTGAGGTGATTGAAACACCAGAGATGTTTGATGATAATACAGGAATGGTGGGATTTGCTGGTGGTGATTCAAGTGTGACGGTGGAAGCCACGAAAGCCAGCATGGAGACAATGTACAGACTAAATGTAGGTGGACAGTTTATTCCACCAACAAATGATTCAGCTGGTTTAATGAGGAGTTGGTACGATGATACGGCTTATATATTTGGTGCCTCTAGTGGTGTCACAAATAAGGCCAATACTACAATCAGAGTTGGAGGTCTGGCAGTTATTTTAGCCCCTCTTGATGTGTACAGCACTGCAAGAACTATGGGCCCAGATCCGAATAtcaataagaattataacttgacATGGGTATTTGAGGTTGATGCTAATTTTACCTATCTTGTAAGGTTTCACTTTTGTGACTATTTATATCAGAAGGTGAATCAGAGGGTGTTTGAGATTTTTATCAATAACCAAACTGCATCAGATACCCTGGATGTTATTGCATTGGCAGAGGGTGCAAATCAGCCTATGAGTAAGGATTTTGCTGTACATGTGAATGGTAAACAGGATAATAATGAGATCTGGGTAGCACTTCATCCTAATGTGGGTGTGAAGCCTGAGTTTTATGATGCAATGATGAATGGATTGGAGATATTTAAGCTTGGTGATGGAAAGGCAAACTTGGCCGGCCCCAACCCTGAGTTATCTGATTTGATGCGTAAACAACAGGAGCACAATAACAAGAAATTTGCTGAAGGGAAAAGCTACACTAGTGCAATAATTGGTGGAGCTGCTGGAGGTGCTGCTGCTTTTGGCATCGCAGCTGCCATAATTTTTGTTTCCCAGAACAGGAAGAGAAGACATCCAGGGAATCATTCGATGTCTAGTTGGCTTCCACTTCATGGACACTCTCAGACTTCTTCTACTACCATCTCTGGAAGGAGCCATGGTAGTACAGCCATATCATCTGATGCAGCCTCTAATTGTAGGTACTTCTCTTTGGCTGAAATCAAGCAGGCTACTAAGAACTTCGATGAATCTAATGTTATTGGGGTGGGTGGATTTGGAAAGGTGTATAAAGGTGTTATTGATGGAGATACGAAGGTGGCTATAAAACGATCAAACCCCTCGTCTGAACAAGGGGTTAATGAATTCCAGACCGAAATTGAGATGCTCTCACAGCTGAGACATAGGCATTTGGTGTCCCTTATTGGGTTTTGTGAAGAGGGTAATGAGATGGCACTGATTTATGACTACATGGGAAAAGGAACTCTGAGGGAGCACCTTTACAATAAGAATAAGGTTACTCTTTCTTGGAAGCAAAGGCTGGAAATCTGTATTGGGGCAGCAAAGGGGTTGCATTATCTTCACACTGGAGCCAAGTACACAATCATTCATAGGGATGTCAAGACTACCAACATTCTTGTGGATGATAAATGGGTTGCAAAGGTGTCCGATTTTGGTTTATCAAAAACTGGTCCTAATATGAACCAAGGTCATGTAAGCACCGTTGTAAAGGGTAGCTTTGGTTATTTAGATCCCGAGTATTTCAGGAGACAACAATTGACAGAAAAGTCTGATGTGTACTCATTTGGGGTTGTTCTTTTTGAGGTATTGTGCGCTAGGCCTGCTCTCAATCCCAGTCTTCCCAAGGAGCAAGTAAGTCTTGCTGATCATGCTATGCGTTGCCAGAGAAATGGGACTTTGGAAGAAATAATTGATCCCCACCTTAAAGGAAAAGTAAAGCCTGAATGCTTAAAGAAGTTTGCTGAGACGGCTGAGAAGTGTTTATCTGATCACGGTACAGATCGCCCCTCGATGGGAGATGTCCTGTGGAACATTGAATGCATGCTGCAACTGGAATCAGATTCCAGTGGTTCCCAGCATTCTCGAGTACCAAGTGGAAGCAACGAAGGCAGTGTTCAAAATATGGATCATATAAGCTTAATGGCTATGCACAGGAACACTCTCAGCCTGGGAAGTGAACACGATGTAACAGAACAATCCGAAGATAACCCTGATGACATCTTCTCACAAATTGTCAGTCAAAAGGGGAGATAG